The Equus asinus isolate D_3611 breed Donkey chromosome 22, EquAss-T2T_v2, whole genome shotgun sequence genome has a segment encoding these proteins:
- the LOC106822840 gene encoding olfactory receptor 6C1-like, protein MRNQTEITGFILLGLSDDPQLQVVILVFLLISYMLSITGNLTIITLTLLDSHLQTPMYFFLRNFSLLEVSFTTVTTPKFLGTIISGDKTISFNDCMAQLFFYILLGVTEFYLLAAMSYDRYIAICKPLHYMIIMNRRVCTLLVFASWLASFLIIFPSLMLFIQLDYCKSNVVDHYTCDYFPLLRLSCSDTKFLETMGCSCAVFTLMFTLALIILSYIYIIRTILRIPSTSQRTKAFSTCSSHMIVISISYGSCIFICTFMYVKPSAKERVSINKGMALFSISVAPMLNPFIYTLRKKQVKDAFKHMMKRIEFFSVK, encoded by the exons ATGAGAAACCAGACAGAAATAACAGGGTTCATCCTCCTGGGACTGTCAGATGACCCACAGCTCCAGGTGGTGATCCTTGTCTTTCTGCTCATCTCCTACATGCTCAGCATCACTGGGAACCTGACCATCATCACCCTCACCCTGCTGGATTCCCACCTCCAGacccccatgtatttcttcctcagaAATTTCTCCTTATTAGAAGTTTCATTCACAACTGTCACTACACCCAAGTTCCTAGGCACCATTATTTCAGGAGATAAAACCATTTCTTTTAATGATTGTATGGCTCAGTTATTTTTTTACATTCTCTTGGGAGTCACTGAATTTTACCTTCTGGCTGCCATGTCCTATGACCGTTATATTGCCATCTGCAAGCCTCTGCATTACATGATCATCATGAATCGGAGAGTCTGCACACTCCTTGTCTTTGCTTCCTGGCTGGCTTCGTTCTTAATCATATTCCCATCACTCATGCTATTCATACAGCTCGATTACTGTAAGTCCAATGTTGTAGACCATTATACTTGTGATTATTTCCCCTTACTACGCCTTTCTTGTTCAGACACAAAATTCCTAGAGACAATGGGTTGTTCTTGTGCTGTTTTTACTCTAATGTTCACTTTGGCGTTAATAATTCTGTCTTACATATATATCATCAGAACCATTTTGAGAATTCCTTCTACTAGTCAGAGGACAAAGGCATTTTCCACGTGTTCTTCCCACATGATTGTCATCTCCATCTCTTATGGCAGCTGCATTTTCAT CTGTACCTTCATGTATGTGAAACCCTCTGCAAAGGAGAGAGTGTCTATAAATAAAGGGATGGCTCTGTTCAGTATTTCTGTTGCCCCCATGTTGAACCCCTTCATTTATACACTgagaaagaaacaagtgaaagatGCTTTTAAGCACATGATGAAAAGGATAGAATTTTTCTCAGTGAAGTGA